A single region of the Raphanus sativus cultivar WK10039 chromosome 1, ASM80110v3, whole genome shotgun sequence genome encodes:
- the LOC108842397 gene encoding blue copper protein-like: MATRTRIFSFVFVMMMSFTVLLSSCSARVYKVGDSEGWIAKDDVYYAWAETDYKEFHVGDSLIFEYDLSFNDVTQVSGALEYELCDYSSPKAVYNTGHDVVTLTKPGFHYFITSNQTQCVLGQKLEVLVTHDPSSPVPPPTPSKILPVGTTYKVGDSEGWKVYDSDFYNKWSEEKQFHVGDSLLFEYDNEVKDVYEISGDLEFMTCDPTSPVPVYKTGHDLVRLTEPGVHYFITSQSASCEAGLKLRVMVGPEPKAVAYPNFPKKVDLSAMERLNNWLKTFKPQPHH, encoded by the coding sequence ATGGCGACCAGAACAAGAATCTTCAGCTTTGTGTTCGTGATGATGATGAGCTTCACGGTTCTCTTGAGTTCCTGCTCGGCGAGGGTCTACAAAGTTGGAGACTCCGAGGGATGGATTGCAAAGGACGATGTCTATTACGCTTGGGCCGAAACTGACTATAAGGAGTTCCACGTGGGAGATTCTCTCATCTTCGAATACGACCTCAGCTTCAACGATGTGACTCAAGTCTCTGGCGCTTTGGAATACGAGTTATGCGATTATTCTTCTCCTAAAGCCGTCTACAACACAGGACACGATGTGGTGACTCTCACGAAACCAGGTTTTCACTACTTCATCACTTCAAACCAAACTCAATGTGTATTGGGACAGAAGCTTGAAGTTCTTGTCACCCATGACCCCTCAAGTCCGGTTCCACCACCAACACCTAGCAAAATCCTTCCTGTCGGAACAACGTACAAAGTCGGAGACTCGGAAGGATGGAAAGTCTATGATAGTGACTTCTATAACAAGTGGAGTGAGGAGAAACAGTTTCATGTTGGAGATTCTCTGCTTTTTGAGTATGACAACGAAGTCAAGGACGTCTATGAAATAAGCGGTGACCTAGAATTCATGACCTGTGATCCAACATCTCCTGTTCCTGTGTACAAGACAGGACACGATCTTGTTAGGCTTACGGAACCAGGAGTTCATTACTTCATAACTTCACAGTCTGCTTCTTGTGAAGCTGGGCTTAAGCTTCGAGTGATGGTTGGACCAGAACCCAAAGCTGTTGCTTACCCTAATTTTCCCAAGAAGGTGGACTTGTCAGCTATGGAACGCCTCAATAACTGGTTGAAGACTTTCAAACCCCAACCCCATCATTGA